The DNA sequence TCCTGAAAAAACAATTTTCACCACTATGCCCGGCTTTTAATAGCCTTATAGACATTACATTTCTAGATCCTAAGAGACCCTTGGATCTTGGACCTGTCAGAATCGAAAGCCGCTGGAATCACCATTTTCTTCCCTATGGAACGCTGGGATTTAGGATATCCGCGGGTGGTAAGTCCTTTGGCTATTCAGGAGACACCAAATTTGACGAAAACATTAACACTATTCTCAACCGTGAAGAACTTACCCCTGAATGGTTTGCTCCCTGCAATCTCGTATTTCATGAAATTGATTTTGACAACCCAAGCAGTGTCCATAGTCACTGGAAACAAGTTGAGGCGCTGCAGCGTGCTATCCCGGGCCAAGTGTTGGCTTACCACACCCCCCATCTTGATAATGCTCCTTTAGCCCTTGTTCAGGAGGGACACAGCTATTATTTGGACTGAGTTGATTATTTTTGGGCATCATTAAATCCAAAACTGCGAAACAAGCTCAAACTCTGGCTGAGGAAGTGCATGTTTACAGCTTCCGGCTGCACCGACAGCAGCGGGCTTGCGCTTTTCATTTGCCCAGGGTGAAATAAAAGACGGCTCCCTTGCCGACCTCTCCCTCGGCCCAGATTTTTCCACCATGACGGTTGATCACTCTCTGGACTATTGGGAGGCCTATGCCCGTCCCGGAAAATTCGCTCTCGCTGTGCAGCCGCTGAAAAGGCTCAAACAACCTGTCTACCTGCTCCATAGGAAATCCTGCACCGTTGTCCCGGATGAAGAATATCTTCTTCCCGTTTTTTTGACAGCTGCCGAACTCTATGTATGCTTCAGCCGTTTTACCCGTATATTTCCAGGCGTTGCCAAGAAGATTAGTCAACATCATGTTGATAAGCTGCGAATCTCCTTGTGCTTTTAGATCGTCGGCAATATATATTTCGACATGCTTTTCCGGATACTGCAGTTCCAGTTCGCCTGCCACGGCTTGGGCCATGGAACTCAGATCGATTTCCTGAAAAACCACCTCGTGATTGGAGATGCTGGACAAACGCAACATGTCATCAATCAGAACATTCATTTTTTCAGCCCCTGCTGTGATTCTCTGCAAATACTCTTTCGACTTGCGGTCCAATTGGGCATGATTGCTCAGTAGTGAGCTGAAGCCGATTATAGCACGCAGGGGGGCGCGCAGATCATGGGAGACGGAATAGGAGAAGGCCTTAAGTTCACGGTTGACGGCGGCAACCTCTCTGGTGCGGCGCTGCAGAGCCTCCTCCGCCTTTTTTCGCTCGCTGATATTTTCAATGATGGCAATCTCGTAGTCGGGCAGCCCTTTTGAGTTGCGTACCAGTGAAAGTGTAAGTCTTGCCCACACATGGTGTCCTTTCTTGTGAACGAAACGCTTCTCCACCGTATAGCTTTCCAGTTCACCCGCGGCCATTTTTCGAAAGGGAATAAAATCAGAGTCGAGGTCGTCTGGATGGGTAATCTGCGACCAGGCAGTTCGTTGCAGTTCCTCATGGGTATAGCCGACCATCCGACTGAAGGTGTCGTTTACCTCTATATAGCGTGCGTCGTGGAAACTGACCCTTCCTATACCGACAGCCGCCTGTTCGAAGACTGATCGGAATTTCTCTTCGCTTTCCCGAAGAGCTTCTTCTGCTTGTTTGCGCTTGCTGATGTCTTCGACTATAGAGATGCGGTAAAGCGGTCGATCCATGTCGTCGCGCTGTATGCTTGCCGTCAGATTGATCCATACTACCTGGCCATCCCTGCGATAGTAGCGCTTCTCTATCTGATAGCCCGCGATCTCACCTTGTTTGGCCTGCTCAAACAGATGCAGGTCGGATTCAATATCCTCTGGGTGGGTGATGTCCTTGAATGTCTTGTGAAGAAGTTCCTCCCGCTCATAGCCAACGATCTCGCACAACCGGTCGTTGACCAGCAGCCATTCTCCCTCCAGGCCCACAAGAGCAATTCCCACGGCTGCGTTCTCAAAGGTACCCCGAAAACGCTTTTCGCTCTGGCGCAGGGCTTCCTCCGCATTCTTGTGCTCTGTTACATCTGTCAACCCCAACACAACTCCAAGCATACTGCCATCGCTTGTAATAATTGGTGCAGCACTCACCGAAAGCCAGTAGTTTCGGTGCGGACGAACGATTCTCATGACCTCGTTGCGCACGGTCTCACCTGCGAAGGCACGGCTGGAGGGAGTATGTTCAAGCGGAAAGGACTCGCCCATCAGGGTCTGCAGCTGCAACATAGTCATGCGCTTTTCGTAGGATAAACTTTGTTCGTTTCCGATATAACCGAGTATCTCTTCGGCTACTGCATTCATGCGCATTATGCTGCGGTCCATACCATAGACAATATAGCCGTCAGGAATGGAATCTATAGTCGCTTCAAGTTGTGCGGTTTTACGCTTGAGTTCCTCGTCGGCTTTCTTGAGCTCGGTAATATCCTGTATAATCACAAGGGCTTCTTTAGAGTCTTTGCCCCCATCAAAGGGCACGGCCGAAACCAGCTGCCAAAACTCATGACCGGCGTCATCGATATAAACGAACTCCATGCCGGGAATGACTGTTTCACCACGCAGTGCCCGTGCGCCAGGCCACTGTTTTTGCGGAATCGGCTTCCCGTTATCATCGCACGTCTGCCATCTTTGCATGCGCTCCGGATCAACGGATGGCATCATTGCTGGCAGGATAGATCGCGATATCGCATTACCCAGAAGGATCTGGCCTTCCTGATTGAGTAGACAGATGCCTGCCGGAAGTTGTTCTATAATTTGAGAAATCTGTAGTTTTTCATTCTGTCTCAGTTTACGCTCTTGCAAGGTCACGGAAAGTTTCGTAATATCTTCAATTGCCAGCAGAATCAATCCAGGCTTATTTTCCTCATGCACAACACGTCGCGCATTAATGAGCATATCCATTTCGCCAAAGACCTCGAAATGATGTCTCATCTTGAAATCTTCGATGTTATTCTGCTCAAATATCATTTTTTCAAGCAGCTGGCGGAGCTTAGGAATATCCCATTGACGATTTGCCAGATCATAGATAATCCGACCCTCGGAACCCTCCTTTGTTATCCGGAACTTATGGTAGAAGGCACTGCTGGCTGCCAATACTCGAAGCTCTTTAGTGAGAACAATGAATGGTTCGCGAACCGTCTGGGTAATGGCTATGGCCCAGTCTCTCGGTTCTTTTATGCTATGATTCGCCATGAATGTTCACTCTCGGCTCTATAAAGGCACTTAGCTCTACCGGACAACAAATAGGTGATAGGTCTCATCGCTTTTGTAAGCCAACCTTGATTTTTCCGTAAATTCTCCTCGATACTTAATCAATCCTCTATAGCCTATCCTCTTCCAACCGTACTTTCAAGGGATTGCTATCTCATTGTGTTACAAAATAAATTCAGGGTAAAAAGCTGTAGATCTATTGGCAGGCTAAAAGAGAGACTTGGCATGGCTGATTAAGATGTTTCCTGATATATCAATGCAATAACCGAAGACGACCGTTAGATTAAATAAGACCTCACAGAGGTGAAAAAGTGTGAGATAGTTCCGCTAATACAACAAATTAAAAATAAAAAATTTTGCTCTGGGATAGGCTGAAAAAAACAGATTTTAGTAGAAGATCTTAGAATTCGACAGATTTCTCTAGAGAGGCAAGATTTTTCTCCTAACAGCTTATTGCTATCATTATTCGGGCGGGCTCTCTGAAAAAGTGATGTATTCCAGTGTATGCTGATGCTGTTAAATATCTGAAAAACATGATGGGTTGGTGGTTAGATCACCATGAAATACATAAAGGACTTACAGATCAATCTGTAAGTCCTTTCTTGTTTGATAGACTCGCGATGAGCGCAGACTCGGAGAAGTCTGATCGACATTGGTGTGACCATGCTGCTAACCGTGCCCCGGCGTCAAGGATGTTTTGATACAGATACTGAGGTATTTCCATCAGTATAGTTGCCTTTCCAGATAAAACAATTGCGTATCGAATACCCCGACAAGAAGTCCGCAATCCAAATACCGGCCCTCCACGAGGATAGCCGAAATTAAAACGGAGGTCTGCTAATAAGTACCTGCGGTGGTCCCTAAACAGGTGAGTGAGAGCCAACCACTTTCCAGCCAATCGGGCAAAGGTTATCAAATAAAATGTTCCTACATTTTGAGAGCACTGTCCATGATCTCTTCCGCATTGGTATTTCCTTTTTCCTTATTATCATTTATCCATTCTTCCCAAACTGGGCGGCTCATATCGATCCACTGTTTGCGTTCCTCTGGTGAGAGTTTATCAACCTCGATTTTTTTGCCCGCCTTGGCGGCATTTTCGATAGCTTTATTCTTTGCTAGATCGAAGAAATTTTTACCCCAGAATTTCGATCCTTCCTGGCCACTCACACTCATGATTGCATCCTGTGTTTCTTTGTCGAGTTTGTTCCAGACATTCTTGTTCATTGAGACTGAGAAAAAGAGGGCTCCAAATGGAACTTCAGTATAATGGTCGACTACCTCGTAGAAGCGAAAACCATTTATTGCTTCCCAAGGTACTCCCATACCATCAACAGTGCCTTTTTGTAGTGCGAGATAAGTGTCAGGCATAGGGATTGTCACAGGAACTGCTCCCAAGCTTTTAACTTGGGTGGTTAAGTTTCTACCAAAGGTTCTTATCTTTATTCCTTTAATATCGGCTAAATCTCGCACTTGCCGACCCTTTGTGATGAGAAGATAAGGTTCACTGGTGTGGAGAAGCAGTACTTTGACGTCTTTGAATTCTTCCTGCATTGCGGGGTACTGGCTGTAAAGTCTCCACAACATTTCACTCCCTTGTTCTGCGTTTGAGAAGGGAAGACCGGGCAGCGTGATAATATCCGTCAATGGGGTGAGACCAGGCCAATACCCCTGAGGGCACCAGCCGATATCGGCAATACCTGATTTAACAGCATTCCAAGAATCTTGGCCCTTAGCCAGTGTCTGGCCGTAAAAAATCTGGATTTTAACTTTCCCTTTTGTCACCCTTTCCACCTGCTCAACCCATGGACGTAGCGCCATGGCTGAAGAAAGATTGTTTTCATTATTCTGAGTTGTAAAACGAAGAATAACAGGGTCATCCGCAAAAGCGCTCATCGGGCTTAAAAAGGTTGCAAATACTATCAACAAAAATAGCAAGTTGTTCTTCTTCATACATTCTCCTTTTGTAGTTTATTGAAGTGATGCCACCTCTGTCCTCTCCATGCTTTTCTCTCGTTTCTGATACAACATCTCAACCGTAAAATTCATTTTTTAATGTCTCATTTTCTATTATTTTTACCAGTCGATAAATTGTTGAATTCACAGGTAGTTCAAGGCCAAGCTGTGCTCCCTGCCGTATTGCGGCACCATGTATCGATTCAACTTCGGTTTTCTTTTTTGTCATTATGTCTTTGAGCATTGAAGGGTGATGCTGGCGGTGTTCCATGAAGGCCATGGCTATTGTGGACATAATTCGTTTTTTGTCGACGGCGATATTTTTCTTTCTAGCCACTGACACAATTTCTTCGACCATTTGCCCTACCAGGTGAAGCCCCTCAGGTGAATCACCTAGCATACCCACGTTCATATGAAGCACTGTGGTTAGCCCATTCATTGCGCAGTTAAAGGCGAGCTTTTCCCAGATTGCAACAGATACATCGGGGGTGATCTCACAGTTCATACCGGCATTGTGCAAGGCTTCGACAATTTGACCTAGAGTGGAGCCGTTGCTTCCATCTACTGACATCACTTTTACAATTCCGTCACCTTTGGTCTCAATTTGGCCTGGCCCGATGAGATCACTTGGGTAGGTGGTGATCCCGTGGATAATTTTATCTTTCCTGACAAATTTATTTATAGTCTCGACATGACCAACACCATTTTGCAAGGTCATCACATGGGTGGACTCTGAAATACAACCCGCAACGTCTCGAAGGGCCGCTTCAGTATTGAAAGATTTCGTCAGCAGTAAAAGGAGATCTATTGGAGGTTGTAACTGAGAAGGCAGACATGCCGGAACGTTAATGACAAATCTCTTTTTATCTTTATCGATGATAAGTCCTTTGGCGTTAATCGCCGCAACATGTTCCTGCCAAACATCCACAAGCACCACATCACTGCGTCCCAATTTTAGCAATCCCCCGAAAAGGCAACCCATTGCCCCCGCTCCGACAACAGTTATCCGCATATTCTAAATCCCCATTTGGTCGATCAACACTTTGTAATTAGAGAAATACAAGCAAGAGTATGGCGAATCCGCGTTAAGGCATTTCATGTCAGCATCTACATGATAAAATATTTTTTTCTCAAATTGATAAACCAAGCTTTGCTCCTTCGCGAACGGCGTCAACGATCAATCCAGGTTCTCTGCAGCTACCGATGATATGAGTTTCGGCGATCAATCCTTTAAATTTTTCGGCTATGGATTGGTTGGGCCCCCAGTCCTGGGTGCTTATCACGTTTTTCCCCTTGATTATATATTTACGCCTGTCCTTCAAACAGACTTCAAGACCTTGGCTGGAAATTCGCTGATATTCCACCTCCTCCCAGACAGGAACATGATTCTGTTTCAGCCATGGCAAGAGGTTGTCCAAATCATCAATGGTCATTTTGTCGCCAATTTCTTCTTTATGACCATTATGCACAATTGCCACTTTGCGGCGGCGTTTTGTCAGGTACTCTGCCAATTCGCACCCATGGATGGTACCTCCCATAATGACTACACTTTTACCAAAGGGCATCCAGAGCTTCGTTAATTTTCCCAATTGAGCTGAAGTGAGATATTTAAGTAATAATTTTAAAATATTATTGATTTTTTCTGTCTTTACCACCCTTCGACTCATTGCTCCCGGCAAATCAAGGGTTGTATGCGCCGCACCTGCTGCTATGACCAGAGCGTCCGGTTTCTCTTGATTAACGAGAGAGGGTGTCACTTCAGTTCTGAGGTGAATCTTTACCCCTTCTTTTTTTATCTGAGTTGTTAGATAATTAACAAACATCGTCAAATCCTCTGTCTCAATGTCTTTGACAATTGCGGCGACTGGAAGCAATCCACCAAGTTTGCTTTCTTTTTCGTAGAGTACAACCTCATGGCCGCGTCTGGCTGCAAGGCGAGCCATCTCCATTCCTGATGGACCACCACCTACGACCATTATTTTCTTAACCTTACCAACCGGTCGAGCCTGGAATTCGGGGAGCAATTCTCGACCGAGAGTGGCATTAACTCTACATTCCAGCTTTCTGTTTCGATTGCGCATATCGAAACAATGTAAGCATCCATTGCAACAGCGAATGTCTTCGAGCCTGCCTTCTTTTGTCTTATTAGGCAGATCGGGGTCCGCCAACAATCTGCGGGTCATTCCCACAAAGTCAAGTGACCCTCTCCGCAGATATTCTTCGCCAAGAATGGGATCGAGCCGGCAGGCAGTCCATATTGGAATTTGCACTCCTTTTGCCTTTATCGCTTCAACAAGAGGCACTGACCCTCCTTTTCCGCTACGGCTCCAGTCATAATCTTTGGGAAGGTCATCTGGGAGTTCAGGGTAATAAAGTCGGTCCGGCTGCAGAAGACCACCACGGTGGCCGTACCGTTCGCCGCGTACGTTGAGCCCATCGGCAACCTCCGCGACAAGTTTGGCCATTTCTGCTCCCTCCTCAAGCGTTGTTGCCAAGGGATGGTTATATTCCACCGCATTCATAATAACGTGAACGGCGAAGTTGGAACCAGTACGTTTTTTGCTTTCCTCAATGCAACGGCGTAGGAATCGGGTGCGGTTTTCGAAACTTTGAGGTCCATATTCATCGGTGCGTTTGTTCCAAATTCGCGATAAAAAAGTGTTTCCCTGGTGACAGGTTGCGTGATTGATCTCGCAGGCATCAAAACCTGCCCGATATGCTCTTTCAGCAGCGCTCGCCCAAAAATCGACCTGTTGCTCAATTTCATTTTTCGTCATCTCCCGGCATGGGAGGAAATCGGGACCGGGCAGCTCCTCCTCACTCATGGATGAAGCGCATTTTATCTCGCGAACAGACATATCTTTTGGCAACAATCCCGTCGGATTCCAGGGACCAGAATGCTGAAACTGAATGGATACCTTACAATCGTATCTGTG is a window from the Desulfopila inferna genome containing:
- a CDS encoding ketopantoate reductase family protein; this encodes MRITVVGAGAMGCLFGGLLKLGRSDVVLVDVWQEHVAAINAKGLIIDKDKKRFVINVPACLPSQLQPPIDLLLLLTKSFNTEAALRDVAGCISESTHVMTLQNGVGHVETINKFVRKDKIIHGITTYPSDLIGPGQIETKGDGIVKVMSVDGSNGSTLGQIVEALHNAGMNCEITPDVSVAIWEKLAFNCAMNGLTTVLHMNVGMLGDSPEGLHLVGQMVEEIVSVARKKNIAVDKKRIMSTIAMAFMEHRQHHPSMLKDIMTKKKTEVESIHGAAIRQGAQLGLELPVNSTIYRLVKIIENETLKNEFYG
- a CDS encoding TRAP transporter substrate-binding protein, which translates into the protein MKKNNLLFLLIVFATFLSPMSAFADDPVILRFTTQNNENNLSSAMALRPWVEQVERVTKGKVKIQIFYGQTLAKGQDSWNAVKSGIADIGWCPQGYWPGLTPLTDIITLPGLPFSNAEQGSEMLWRLYSQYPAMQEEFKDVKVLLLHTSEPYLLITKGRQVRDLADIKGIKIRTFGRNLTTQVKSLGAVPVTIPMPDTYLALQKGTVDGMGVPWEAINGFRFYEVVDHYTEVPFGALFFSVSMNKNVWNKLDKETQDAIMSVSGQEGSKFWGKNFFDLAKNKAIENAAKAGKKIEVDKLSPEERKQWIDMSRPVWEEWINDNKEKGNTNAEEIMDSALKM
- a CDS encoding oxidoreductase produces the protein MGTISRPTPSGTKNCNKENIMQYPFEKLFEPGMIGPIKVKNRIIKTANGTSYMDEDQTCGDRMIAYYERLARGGVGLLVVESCGVEYPLGIQHIHYFEDGSYEGVQLHFDDDRLIPGFRKLTEACHRYDCKVSIQFQHSGPWNPTGLLPKDMSVREIKCASSMSEEELPGPDFLPCREMTKNEIEQQVDFWASAAERAYRAGFDACEINHATCHQGNTFLSRIWNKRTDEYGPQSFENRTRFLRRCIEESKKRTGSNFAVHVIMNAVEYNHPLATTLEEGAEMAKLVAEVADGLNVRGERYGHRGGLLQPDRLYYPELPDDLPKDYDWSRSGKGGSVPLVEAIKAKGVQIPIWTACRLDPILGEEYLRRGSLDFVGMTRRLLADPDLPNKTKEGRLEDIRCCNGCLHCFDMRNRNRKLECRVNATLGRELLPEFQARPVGKVKKIMVVGGGPSGMEMARLAARRGHEVVLYEKESKLGGLLPVAAIVKDIETEDLTMFVNYLTTQIKKEGVKIHLRTEVTPSLVNQEKPDALVIAAGAAHTTLDLPGAMSRRVVKTEKINNILKLLLKYLTSAQLGKLTKLWMPFGKSVVIMGGTIHGCELAEYLTKRRRKVAIVHNGHKEEIGDKMTIDDLDNLLPWLKQNHVPVWEEVEYQRISSQGLEVCLKDRRKYIIKGKNVISTQDWGPNQSIAEKFKGLIAETHIIGSCREPGLIVDAVREGAKLGLSI
- a CDS encoding PAS domain S-box protein, whose amino-acid sequence is MANHSIKEPRDWAIAITQTVREPFIVLTKELRVLAASSAFYHKFRITKEGSEGRIIYDLANRQWDIPKLRQLLEKMIFEQNNIEDFKMRHHFEVFGEMDMLINARRVVHEENKPGLILLAIEDITKLSVTLQERKLRQNEKLQISQIIEQLPAGICLLNQEGQILLGNAISRSILPAMMPSVDPERMQRWQTCDDNGKPIPQKQWPGARALRGETVIPGMEFVYIDDAGHEFWQLVSAVPFDGGKDSKEALVIIQDITELKKADEELKRKTAQLEATIDSIPDGYIVYGMDRSIMRMNAVAEEILGYIGNEQSLSYEKRMTMLQLQTLMGESFPLEHTPSSRAFAGETVRNEVMRIVRPHRNYWLSVSAAPIITSDGSMLGVVLGLTDVTEHKNAEEALRQSEKRFRGTFENAAVGIALVGLEGEWLLVNDRLCEIVGYEREELLHKTFKDITHPEDIESDLHLFEQAKQGEIAGYQIEKRYYRRDGQVVWINLTASIQRDDMDRPLYRISIVEDISKRKQAEEALRESEEKFRSVFEQAAVGIGRVSFHDARYIEVNDTFSRMVGYTHEELQRTAWSQITHPDDLDSDFIPFRKMAAGELESYTVEKRFVHKKGHHVWARLTLSLVRNSKGLPDYEIAIIENISERKKAEEALQRRTREVAAVNRELKAFSYSVSHDLRAPLRAIIGFSSLLSNHAQLDRKSKEYLQRITAGAEKMNVLIDDMLRLSSISNHEVVFQEIDLSSMAQAVAGELELQYPEKHVEIYIADDLKAQGDSQLINMMLTNLLGNAWKYTGKTAEAYIEFGSCQKNGKKIFFIRDNGAGFPMEQVDRLFEPFQRLHSESEFSGTGIGLPIVQRVINRHGGKIWAEGEVGKGAVFYFTLGK